CCGGGGTGGCCGGGGCGCTCTTCGTGGTGGCGGGGGGGCTCGTGCACGCCCGCGAGATCGACCGCATCGTGCGCACCAGCTCCCAGGAGGCCCTGGTGATGGCCATCACGGCCGTCTCGTGCCTGGCCGTGAACCTGGAGTTCGCCCTCTTCGCGGGCGTGATGCTCTCGCTGCTCTTCTACCTCAACCGCACCTCGCACCCGCACTTCATCACCCTGGCCTCGGAGGCCGTCGGCCGCAAGCGCCACCTGGTGAACATCGCGCGCCACCCGCTGCCCGAGTGCCCCCAGGTGAAGATCCTTCGCCTGGACGGCTCCATCTTTTTCGGGGCCGTGAACCACATCGCGGAGGAGCTGCACCATATCCTCAAGGAAGCCCCCCAGCGACACGTGATCCTGGTGGCCAGCGGCGTGAACTTCATCGACGTGACGGGCTGCCAGATGGTCTTCCAGCAGGAGACCTCACTGGAAAAGGAAGGACGCAGGCTCTACCTCTGCTCGCTCAAGCAGGAGGTGCTGAACACCCTGCGCCTGTGCGGCTGCATGCAGGGCCTTGGGCGCGACCAGGTGTTCGACTCCAAGTCCGAAGCCGTGCGGGAGGTTCTCAAAAAGATCGACTTTGCCGTCTGCTGCCGCTGCGAGGCCAAGGTGTTCAAGGAGTGCCAGGACATCGCCTCGGGCTTCTGCGCCCTGGACTAGTGTTGCGTCCTCAAAATACGTCCATACGGATTATTCATTCAACTAGCTAAAACCATAGATCGTTCATTTTGAAAAACATTATCATGTTTTTCAAGATCGCGACACTAGGCGGCCCCCGACGGACGCGGCCCCGGACCATGTGCGGCCAGCAGACGCAGGCGCTCCAGCACCGGCGGGTGGCTGTATTCAAGAGCCACCAGCAAAGGGTGCGGCGTGAGGTTGGAGAGGTTGGCCAGGCTCAGAGCCTTGAGGGCCTCTGCCAGAGCCTGCGGCCCGCCGGGGGCGCGGGCGGCGAAGGCGTCGGCCTGGCGCTCGAAGCGCCTCGACACGGCGTTTGAGAGCGCCCCCAGGCCCAGGGCCAGGGGCTGCCAGGCCAGGGCGAAGAGCATAAGCCCCACATGGATCGAGGGCCGCGTGGCCCCGAAGGCCTCCTGGAGCCCGCCCCAGCCCAGGAAAAGCTGGGCCAGCCCCAGCGTCAGGCCGGTCCTGAGCGTCCCGAGCCAGAACCCCGTGCGGATGTGACCCAGCCGGGAGTGCCCGATCTCGTGGGCCAGCACGGCCACCAGCTGTTCCGGCGTCATCTTGTCCAACAAAGTGTCATACAGGCTGATGCGCTTGCGTTTTCCCACGCCCGTGAAGAAGGCGTTGGCCTTGGTGGAGCGCTTCGAGCCGTCCATGACGAACACGCCGTCCAGGGCAAAGCCTTCATCCCTTGCGTAGTCCTCGAGGGCCTGGCGTGTATCGCCCTGAGGCAGGGGCTCGAAGCGGTTGAAGAGGGGGAGAATCCACGTGGGGGCCACCACCAGGAGCACCCCGGAGAAGGCCGTGACCACGGCCCAGGCCGCGAGCCAGGCCATTCCGCCCAGGGTCTGGAAGGCCCAGAGCACGGCCGCCAGGAGCGCCCCCCCCAGGATCACGGCCAAGCCCAGACCCTTCAGCCGGTCCAGCACGAAAGTGCGCGCGGTGGTGGTGTTGAAGCCGAAACGGGCCTCCACCACGAAGGCGGACCACGCGGCGAAGGGCAGGTCCAGCAGGGCCTGGGCCAGGGCCAGCGCGCCCAGGAAGGCCAGCCCCGCGCCCACCTCGCCGGGGAAGGCCGCGCGGGCCGCACCGTCCAGCCAGCACACGCCGCCGCACGAGAGGAAGGCCAGCAGGCAGGCCAGGGAGAAACCCTCGCGCGCCAGGCCGAGGCGCGTGGAGGCCGCCAGGTAGCGCTGGCTCCTGGCGTAGGCCTCCTCGCTCCAGATGCCGCGCAGGGGGGCGGGCAGCTCCAGGGAGAGCGAGCGGACGTTGAGCCAGCGGGCCAGGGCCGAGAGGGCTTCAGTGAAGATCAGGGCCGCGAGCACGGCCAACGCGGGCAGGGTGGGGGTCACGGGGGCTCCTGGGCGCGGACGGCGCGCGGCGAGGACTCTACCGCACGCAACGGCGAGGGATCAACCGCCCGTTGAGGCGGCCGGACGGCTCTGCGCCAGGGCGCACGGGGCGGGCGCGCCCCGGCAACTCATGCGGTGCGTCCGGCGGCAGGTGCGGGCGGCCCGGCGTGGCGTCTGCCGGTCCGCGCGGTGCGAGCGGTCAGGGGATCTCGCGAATCAGGTCGTCGGCGCTGCCCAGGAGGCCGTCTGGTCCTGCCGAGGCCACGCGGTCCGGCCCGTCGCCGGGCAGCAGGAGCACGTAGGGCGCGCCCCACGGGTCGGCCTCCACCTCCGATGGCGCGGCGATGGGCCTGCCGCCGGGAGGCGTTGCGGCTCCGAAGAGCGTCTCGCGCCCTTCGGCCCAGGCCTTGCGGCAGGGATGGTCCGGCGTGGCGGCGCGCAGGTCCAGCCCGGCGCAGAGCCCGGACATGTCGGGCAGGAAGCTCTTCAGGGGCGCGCCGCGCAGGCGACGGGCCTGCCAGGCGTTGAGCGCCGTGAGGTCCAAGGCCTCCCGGGCCGTGACCAGGCGCGCGGCCTCCAGGGCGCGCGTCCGCTCCGTGATCCGCCAGGACTGGAGCGCCCACCAAAGCCCCAGGGCCAGGGCCAGGATCAGGGCCGTCGCCGCGAAGCGCCGGAGCGTGGCCGCCACGAGCGCCCGGCGCTCCCGGTCCGCCCCTGTGCGCCAGGGGCCGCGCTCCAGGCGCGCCAGCCTGGCGCGCAGGCGCTCCAGGTCGCGCAGGCCCGCCCGGCGTTGCTCCTGGAGCGAAGCCTCGTCGGACCAGGAGGCCCCCTCGCAGGAGTCCATGCCCAACGTCGAGGGGTCCTCCACGGCCTCGCGCAGGAGCCGCGCCGCGGAGAGGGCCTGGGGGCGCAGGGTCAGGGCGTCCAGGGGCCGGGCCTCTTCGAGGGCCTGGCGCATGGTCTCCAGGTGTTCCTCCAGGCGCCGCGCCAGCAGGTGCGCGCGCAGGGTGCGGGCGTCCTGTTGGAGGTTGTCGGAGACTGCCGTGGTGTAGGGCGGGGCGGTGGTCGTGAGGCTGCTCATGGCTCGGGGGTTTCCTTCATCTGGCGGAGGAGGGCCTGGAGCGCTGCCTCGGAGGCCGCGCGTCCGCCCACGGAGAGGCCCGAGAAGCGGGCGACGGCGTTGCCCTTGGGCGTGGTGGCCTCCTGGAAACGGTGGTCGTGCGCCTGGCCCCGGCTCTCCAGGGAAAACACCCAGTCCCCCCCCTGGCGGAGCCAGCGGGCGCGCCCGCCCTCGGGACCCGCGCGCCGCGCGAGGAAGCGCGCGAAATGGCGCAGGGCGAAGGGACGCCCGGAGGGCTGGGTCATGCCCAGGTAGTTGCCGTCGGAGGAGCGCACCACCACCACGGGGAGGTCCTGGAACGCGTCGGGCGGGGCCTCTTCGGTCTGGTCGGCCGGTGCGGGCGTCCGGGGAGGGTCGGATGCGGGGGCGCTCCGGAGCGGGGCCTGTGGGGGGCTACCGGGTGCTCTTGCTCCCTGGACGGCGGCCGGACGAGCCTGGACCGGCCGGTTCCCGGGCGCGCCGCATGCCGAAGCCGGTGCGGCGCGGCCGACATCCGCGCCGGGCGTGGACCTGCCCGGGGCGTGCGCGGGGGGGGAGGACCCGCTCGGAAGGGCCTCGGCCACGGCGTCGAGCTTGGCCAGCAGCTCGGCCATGAGGGAATGAGTGCGGTTCTGCAGGGTGAAGAGCCCCTCCAGAAGCCCCTCGATGCGCGCCAGGGAGTCCGGGGGCGATGGGGCGGCCGTTCCGGGGGCATTTCCCGGCGGTTTTGGCGCGCCGGAGTCCGCGGGGGCCACCGGCACGGGTGCGGGCGCGGCGGGCGAGAACTCTTCGCCCAGGCGGGCGCGGGCGGCCTCCACGGAGAGGCCGCGCCGGAAATGGGTCTGGATGGCCCGGGCCAGGTCCAGGCACCGGGGCGCGAAGCGCAGGGGTTTGCCGTCCCCCTCGGCCTGCCAGAACTCCGGGAACTTGCGGCGGTAGCTCTTGATGGTGGTCTCGCTGACGCCCAGGGCCCGGGCCAGGTCGCGGTGCGTCAGCGTGTTGTCGTCCCCGGGCCGGGCCACGGGTCAGCTCCTGCCCGCCAGGAGGATGGCCAGTGCGGTGGTGAGCTTCACCACCTCGGCGTTGGAGGTGCGCACCATGTGGGCGAGACGCCCGCAGAGGGCGGCCAGGAGCTTGCAGCCGGTTTCGGGGCGGGCGCGCACCAGCTTGAAGAGGCGCTCGCGGTCCGTGACCAGGAAGATGCAGGGCTCCTGGGTCTCCACCGTGGCGGAGCGGGGGGCGTCGCTCACCAGGCCCATCTCGCCGAAGAAGGGCGCGTCGTCGCCCGTGAGGTGCGCCAGCACCTTGGAGGGCTCCTTTCCGGCCAGGGCCTCGGGAGCGATGCCCGGCAGCACCATGGATTTGACCACGCGCACGCTGCCGGCCACCAGCACGAACATCTCGCTGCCCGTTTCGCCCTCGGCGATGATGCGCGTGGCGGCGGGCACTTCACGGCGGGTGAAGAGCGGGCGCACGGCCTCGATCTCGCCGGGGTCGAGGTCCGCGAAGAGGCTGATGCCCTCGAAGCCGCTCACGCCGAGCGCTCCAGGAAGATGATGCCGTCGAAGGCTGTCAGGTCCGTCCCGGGGCCGGGGTTGAGGGCCACCTTGGGGCCCTGGCTGCCCAGGGGGCCGTCGCGCCCGGCGGCCTGGAAGAGCTCCAGGATGTAGCTGTCCAGGGCCTGGGAGGCGTCGAGCACGTCGGAGAGCTTGAGGGTGCGCGGCAGGCGGCAGGCGGCCAGGGGCAGCTGCCCCGTGGCGGCCAGGGAAGCGCACACCAGGGCGGACCACGTCCCGGCCTGTTCCTGGCGCGTCAGGGGCCTGTAGCGCAGGCTGCCCTGGTTGCCGCCCGCCAGGAGGGCGTGGAGCACGTCGTGCATCACGGGGTGGGAGGCCATGAAGGCCATGGCCTTGGCGGCCAGCTCCTCGCGTCCCACGGCCTTGGTGGCCCCTGCGCGCAGGAGGTGTTCGCGGGCGGCGTCGCGCAGGGCCTCGGCGTAGATCACGAGCGAGGGGGCCAGGGCGTGCAGGGTGAGCGTGGTCAGCACCGAGTGGTTGTCGGCCTCTTCGGGGGGGACGTCCTCGCCGGGCAGGATGAAGGCCAGACGCGCCTTAGCGGGGTTGGCGCGCTCCAGCACGGCCTTGAGGGCCGTGTCGCCGCGCACGAAATGCAGGCCGACCCCCTGGCCCAGGCTCTGGACGAGCTCCTCGAAGCGGGAGGGTTCCATGTCGGCGGCCAGGACTGTCTGGGCCTGGGCCAGCTCCGGCATGCGGCGCAGGCGCTCCAGGAGAAGCGGTCCGTGGCCGTTCCAGCCCAGGATGAGCACGTGCCCCGTGGCGTTCACCGGCAGAAGCCCCCTGCGGCGCTGCATGCGCCGCTCCACCATGGCCGAGGCCATGGCGCCCGTGATGGAGGAGACCAGCCCGATGCCCGATGCCATGACCGCCATGCCCAGGAGCCTGCCCGGCACGGTCTTGGGGGCGAAGTC
The genomic region above belongs to Fundidesulfovibrio magnetotacticus and contains:
- a CDS encoding Crp/Fnr family transcriptional regulator, with translation MSGFEGISLFADLDPGEIEAVRPLFTRREVPAATRIIAEGETGSEMFVLVAGSVRVVKSMVLPGIAPEALAGKEPSKVLAHLTGDDAPFFGEMGLVSDAPRSATVETQEPCIFLVTDRERLFKLVRARPETGCKLLAALCGRLAHMVRTSNAEVVKLTTALAILLAGRS
- a CDS encoding M48 family metallopeptidase; this encodes MTPTLPALAVLAALIFTEALSALARWLNVRSLSLELPAPLRGIWSEEAYARSQRYLAASTRLGLAREGFSLACLLAFLSCGGVCWLDGAARAAFPGEVGAGLAFLGALALAQALLDLPFAAWSAFVVEARFGFNTTTARTFVLDRLKGLGLAVILGGALLAAVLWAFQTLGGMAWLAAWAVVTAFSGVLLVVAPTWILPLFNRFEPLPQGDTRQALEDYARDEGFALDGVFVMDGSKRSTKANAFFTGVGKRKRISLYDTLLDKMTPEQLVAVLAHEIGHSRLGHIRTGFWLGTLRTGLTLGLAQLFLGWGGLQEAFGATRPSIHVGLMLFALAWQPLALGLGALSNAVSRRFERQADAFAARAPGGPQALAEALKALSLANLSNLTPHPLLVALEYSHPPVLERLRLLAAHGPGPRPSGAA
- a CDS encoding potassium channel family protein, translating into MNRIWSSWIEKPFALPLALTGVMLAASALGFSWVESETQSEPVGFFEGLWWAMVTLFTVGYGDFAPKTVPGRLLGMAVMASGIGLVSSITGAMASAMVERRMQRRRGLLPVNATGHVLILGWNGHGPLLLERLRRMPELAQAQTVLAADMEPSRFEELVQSLGQGVGLHFVRGDTALKAVLERANPAKARLAFILPGEDVPPEEADNHSVLTTLTLHALAPSLVIYAEALRDAAREHLLRAGATKAVGREELAAKAMAFMASHPVMHDVLHALLAGGNQGSLRYRPLTRQEQAGTWSALVCASLAATGQLPLAACRLPRTLKLSDVLDASQALDSYILELFQAAGRDGPLGSQGPKVALNPGPGTDLTAFDGIIFLERSA
- a CDS encoding MerR family transcriptional regulator, encoding MARPGDDNTLTHRDLARALGVSETTIKSYRRKFPEFWQAEGDGKPLRFAPRCLDLARAIQTHFRRGLSVEAARARLGEEFSPAAPAPVPVAPADSGAPKPPGNAPGTAAPSPPDSLARIEGLLEGLFTLQNRTHSLMAELLAKLDAVAEALPSGSSPPAHAPGRSTPGADVGRAAPASACGAPGNRPVQARPAAVQGARAPGSPPQAPLRSAPASDPPRTPAPADQTEEAPPDAFQDLPVVVVRSSDGNYLGMTQPSGRPFALRHFARFLARRAGPEGGRARWLRQGGDWVFSLESRGQAHDHRFQEATTPKGNAVARFSGLSVGGRAASEAALQALLRQMKETPEP